Proteins encoded within one genomic window of Rhododendron vialii isolate Sample 1 chromosome 1a, ASM3025357v1:
- the LOC131324262 gene encoding putative Myb family transcription factor At1g14600 — translation MIICDQQNKPSSLKLKNMKEIDEPKLNPSERPEEDQDHDEREEEEGCDENKPKASESSSNTISDDQEGDDDRKKVISSGGVRPYMRSKVPRLRWTPDLHLCFLQAIDRLGGQQRATPKSVLQLMNVKGLNIAHVKSHLQMYRSKKIDNQGQVINGRGGYLTTRADGLAHNLWQPRVLDPEFRPDFRCREVSWSGHGNWTPRSCVTNERLHDLYADNGSTFTMENNGKKKTHHEFSKDLKQYYWHGNEGESSTDLINNSVVLDTSWSTNGGQNPNRSLKRKAQDMMTDELDLNLSLSMKSKQKEVKEMLWDEEVDSNLSLSLFSCAKKENGFHGFEFSIRKLAG, via the exons ATGATCATATGTGATCAGCAAAACAAGCCTTCAAGTTTGAAGTTGAAAAACATGAAGGAAATCGATGAACCAAAGTTGAATCCTTCGGAGAGGCCGGAAGAGGATCAGGATCACgacgagagggaggaggaggagggttgtGACGAAAATAAGCCGAAAGCTAGTGAGAGCTCGAGCAACACCATATCTGATGATCAGGAGGGTGATGATGATCGGAAGAAGGTTATAAGTTCCGGTGGGGTGAGGCCGTATATGCGATCTAAGGTTCCGCGGCTAAGGTGGACTCCGGATCTCCATCTGTGCTTTCTTCAAGCTATAGACCGACTCGGTGGTCAACAAA GAGCAACACCCAAATCAGTTCTACAACTGATGAATGTCAAGGGCCTAAATATTGCTCATGTCAAGAGCCACTTGCAG ATGTACCGGAGCAAAAAGATTGATAATCAGGGCCAAG TTATAAATGGTAGGGGAGGGTATCTTACTACAAGAGCAGATGGCCTAGCCCACAATCTTTGGCAACCCCGGGTGCTTGATCCAGAATTTAGGCCTGATTTCAG ATGTAGGGAAGTTTCTTGGAGTGGCCATGGAAACTGGACACCAAGGTCTTGCGTAACAAATGAGAGGCTTCATGACCTCTACGCGGACAATGGTTCTACGTTCACAATGGAAAACAATGGCAAGAAGAAAACCCATCACGAGTTCTCCAAAGATTTGAAGCAGTACTACTGGCATGGAAACGAAGGAGAGAGTAGTACAGATTTGATTAACAACTCCGTTGTTCTGGACACCAGTTGGAGCACCAATGGAGGCCAAAATCCCAACAGATCATTGAAGAGAAAAGCCCAAGACATGATGACTGACGAGCTTGATCTCAATCTGTCACTAAGcatgaaatcaaaacaaaaggagGTGAAGGAAATGCTTTGGGATGAGGAAGTGGATagtaacctctctctctctttgttttcttgTGCTAAGAAAGAAAATGGGTTCCATGGGTTTGAATTTTCCATCAGAAAGCTAGCTGGTTAA